A stretch of the Streptomyces sp. NBC_01428 genome encodes the following:
- a CDS encoding helix-turn-helix domain-containing protein has product MTGIGDDPFVTAVKPLVDAMGGEMLPPEQAGADDVVLSWEGADVVAVRLPQLADSLDHILAALERKQGKPLADLDRRAKQEVVRILEARGAFSVRHGVETVAGALGVSRFTVYNYLNREKGA; this is encoded by the coding sequence GTGACCGGTATCGGGGACGACCCCTTCGTCACGGCGGTCAAGCCGCTGGTCGACGCGATGGGGGGCGAGATGCTGCCGCCCGAGCAGGCCGGCGCCGACGACGTGGTGCTGTCCTGGGAGGGCGCCGACGTCGTCGCCGTGCGCCTGCCCCAGCTCGCCGACTCGCTGGACCACATCCTCGCCGCCCTGGAGCGCAAGCAGGGCAAGCCGCTCGCGGACCTCGACCGCAGGGCCAAGCAGGAGGTCGTCCGCATCCTGGAGGCGCGCGGCGCCTTCTCCGTGCGGCACGGCGTGGAGACCGTGGCCGGTGCGCTCGGCGTCAGCCGCTTCACCGTCTACAACTACCTGAACCGTGAGAAGGGCGCCTGA
- the gcl gene encoding glyoxylate carboligase codes for MARMTAARAAVEILKREGVSNAFGVPGAAINPFYAALKASGGINHTLARHVEGASHMAEGYTRTHPGNIGVCIGTSGPAGTDMITGLYSATGDSIPILCITGQAPTAVIHKEDFQAVDIASIAKPVTKMAVTVLEAAQVPGVFQQAFHLMRSGRPGPVLIDLPIDVQLTEIEFDPDTYEPLQAYKPAATRAQIEKAIGLLNASERPLIVAGGGVINADATELLVEFAELTGTPVVPTLMGWGILPDDHELNAGMVGLQTSHRYGNATFLESDFVLGIGNRWANRHTGKLDVYTAGRTFVHVDIEPTQIGKIFAPEFGIASDAKAALELFVEVARELKAAGKLPDRSAWAASAQEKRATLQRRTHFDDIPIKPQRVYEEMNKAFGPETRYVSTIGLSQIAGAQMLHVYRPRHWINCGQAGPLGWTIPAALGVAKADPDAQVVALSGDYDFQFMIEELAVGAQHRIPYVHVLVNNAYLGLIRQAQIGLDINFQVNLEFENINSPELGVYGVDHVKVVEGLGCKAIRVTDPSELGAAFEQAKKLAAEFQVPVVVEAILERVTNIAMSKTNDISAVVEFEEVATEPGHTPTSIRTLKV; via the coding sequence ATGGCTCGTATGACCGCTGCCCGCGCGGCAGTCGAGATCCTCAAGCGCGAGGGCGTCAGCAACGCGTTCGGCGTCCCGGGTGCGGCGATCAACCCCTTCTACGCGGCGCTCAAGGCGTCCGGCGGCATCAACCACACCCTCGCCCGGCACGTCGAGGGCGCCTCCCACATGGCCGAGGGCTACACCCGTACGCACCCCGGCAACATCGGCGTCTGCATCGGGACCTCGGGTCCGGCGGGCACCGACATGATCACCGGCCTGTACTCCGCGACCGGCGACTCGATCCCGATCCTGTGCATCACCGGCCAGGCGCCGACCGCGGTGATCCACAAGGAGGACTTCCAGGCCGTCGACATCGCGTCGATCGCCAAGCCCGTCACGAAGATGGCCGTCACGGTGCTGGAGGCCGCGCAGGTCCCCGGCGTCTTCCAGCAGGCGTTCCACCTGATGCGCTCCGGGCGTCCCGGGCCGGTCCTCATCGACCTGCCCATCGACGTCCAGCTCACCGAGATCGAGTTCGACCCCGACACCTACGAGCCGCTCCAGGCGTACAAGCCGGCCGCGACCCGCGCCCAGATCGAGAAGGCGATCGGACTGCTGAACGCGTCCGAGCGTCCCCTGATCGTGGCCGGCGGCGGTGTCATCAACGCCGACGCCACCGAACTCCTCGTCGAGTTCGCCGAGTTGACCGGCACCCCGGTCGTCCCGACGCTCATGGGCTGGGGCATCCTGCCCGACGACCACGAGCTGAACGCCGGCATGGTGGGCCTCCAGACCTCGCACCGCTACGGCAACGCGACGTTCCTGGAGTCCGACTTCGTCCTCGGCATCGGCAACCGCTGGGCCAACCGCCACACCGGCAAGCTGGACGTCTACACCGCCGGCCGCACCTTCGTGCACGTCGACATCGAGCCCACCCAGATCGGCAAGATCTTCGCCCCGGAGTTCGGCATCGCCTCCGACGCCAAGGCCGCTCTGGAGCTCTTCGTCGAGGTGGCACGGGAGTTGAAGGCGGCGGGCAAGCTGCCCGACCGCTCCGCCTGGGCCGCCTCCGCGCAGGAGAAGCGGGCCACGCTCCAGCGCCGCACGCACTTCGACGACATCCCGATCAAGCCGCAGCGGGTCTACGAGGAGATGAACAAGGCCTTCGGACCGGAGACCCGGTACGTCTCCACCATCGGCCTCTCGCAGATCGCCGGCGCCCAGATGCTGCACGTCTACCGGCCGCGCCACTGGATCAACTGCGGCCAGGCGGGCCCGCTCGGCTGGACGATCCCGGCCGCCCTCGGTGTCGCCAAGGCGGACCCGGACGCGCAGGTCGTCGCTCTCTCCGGCGACTACGACTTCCAGTTCATGATCGAGGAACTGGCCGTCGGCGCCCAGCACCGGATCCCCTACGTCCACGTCCTCGTGAACAACGCCTACCTGGGCCTGATCCGGCAGGCGCAGATCGGCCTGGACATCAACTTCCAGGTCAACCTGGAGTTTGAGAACATCAACTCCCCGGAGCTGGGCGTCTACGGCGTCGACCACGTGAAGGTCGTCGAGGGGCTCGGCTGCAAGGCGATCCGGGTCACCGACCCGAGCGAACTCGGCGCCGCCTTCGAGCAGGCGAAGAAGCTCGCCGCCGAGTTCCAGGTGCCCGTCGTCGTCGAGGCGATCCTGGAGCGTGTCACCAACATCGCCATGAGCAAGACCAACGACATCAGTGCCGTCGTGGAGTTCGAGGAGGTCGCGACCGAGCCGGGCCACACGCCCACCTCGATCCGGACCCTCAAGGTCTGA
- the uraD gene encoding 2-oxo-4-hydroxy-4-carboxy-5-ureidoimidazoline decarboxylase: MTSSTTPGGLARFNALAEHAALAALHEACASRAWAERLLAARPYATADDLYTASDAAMAELTDADLAEAMAGHPPIGRPKPGDPTSSREQRGMAGASEELKEEMLELNLAYQEKFGHVFLICATGRTGEQMRDAVKERIGNSSEQEREIVRVELGKINRIRLGNLVQEEEA, encoded by the coding sequence GTGACGTCGAGTACGACACCTGGCGGCCTCGCCCGGTTCAACGCACTGGCGGAGCACGCGGCCCTCGCCGCGCTCCACGAGGCATGCGCCTCCCGGGCGTGGGCCGAGCGGCTCCTCGCCGCCCGCCCGTACGCCACCGCCGACGACCTGTACACCGCGAGCGACGCCGCCATGGCCGAGCTGACCGACGCGGACCTGGCCGAGGCGATGGCCGGGCATCCGCCCATCGGGCGGCCGAAGCCCGGCGACCCCACCTCCTCCCGGGAGCAGCGCGGCATGGCCGGCGCCTCCGAGGAACTCAAGGAGGAGATGCTCGAACTGAACCTGGCCTACCAGGAGAAGTTCGGCCACGTCTTCCTCATCTGCGCCACCGGCCGGACCGGCGAGCAGATGCGCGACGCGGTCAAGGAGCGGATCGGCAACTCCTCCGAGCAGGAGCGCGAGATCGTCCGCGTCGAACTGGGGAAGATCAACCGCATCCGGCTCGGCAATCTCGTACAGGAAGAAGAGGCATGA
- a CDS encoding TIM barrel protein: MGFADQRFNVNLSILFTELPLLERPAAAAAAGFTAVELWWPWVDSPTPEQSELDALKKAIEDAGVRLTGLNFYAGQLPGPDRGALSLPGAESERFRANIDVAADFARSLGCTALNALYGNRVEGVDPAEQDALALENLVLAARAADRVGAILLIETLNRPESPRYPLVSAPAGIAIVDKVNEATGLGNAKFLMDLYHLSMNGEDLQQVIAAYADRTGHVQIADNPGRGAPGTGTLPLEELLDQLAKAGYEGFVGLEYKPGDRPSAEAFDWLPAAARAAR, encoded by the coding sequence ATGGGATTCGCAGACCAGCGCTTCAACGTCAACCTGTCGATCCTCTTCACGGAACTCCCGCTCCTGGAGCGCCCCGCGGCCGCCGCCGCGGCGGGCTTCACCGCGGTCGAGCTGTGGTGGCCCTGGGTCGACTCCCCCACCCCCGAGCAGTCCGAGCTCGACGCCCTGAAGAAGGCGATCGAGGACGCGGGCGTCCGGCTCACGGGCCTGAACTTCTACGCCGGGCAGCTCCCGGGTCCGGACCGGGGCGCCCTGTCGCTCCCCGGCGCGGAGTCGGAGCGCTTCCGCGCCAACATCGACGTGGCCGCCGACTTCGCCCGCTCGCTCGGCTGCACGGCGCTCAACGCGCTGTACGGCAACCGGGTCGAGGGCGTGGACCCGGCCGAGCAGGACGCGCTCGCCCTGGAGAACCTGGTCCTCGCGGCCCGCGCCGCGGACCGCGTCGGAGCGATCCTCCTGATCGAGACGCTCAACCGGCCCGAGTCCCCGCGCTACCCACTGGTGAGCGCCCCGGCCGGCATCGCGATCGTCGACAAGGTCAACGAGGCGACGGGACTCGGCAACGCCAAGTTCCTCATGGACCTCTACCACCTGTCCATGAACGGCGAGGACCTCCAGCAGGTGATCGCCGCGTACGCCGACCGGACCGGTCACGTGCAGATCGCCGACAACCCCGGCCGCGGCGCCCCGGGCACCGGCACGCTCCCGCTGGAGGAGCTCCTCGACCAGCTGGCCAAGGCCGGCTACGAGGGCTTCGTCGGCCTGGAGTACAAGCCGGGCGACCGGCCGAGCGCGGAGGCCTTCGACTGGCTGCCCGCCGCCGCCCGAGCCGCCCGCTGA
- a CDS encoding 2-hydroxy-3-oxopropionate reductase, giving the protein MSNTNLPKVAWIGLGIMGSPMAENLIKAGYDVTGFTLEKDKLERLSAAGGSAAGSIAEAVRDADVVITMVPASPQVEAIAYGPDGILENVRSGALLIDMSSITPQTSVDLAKAAKDKGIRVLDAPVSGGEAGAIEAVLSIMVGGEQGDFDTAEPIFEALGKTIVLCGPHGSGQTVKAANQLIVAVNIQACAEAVVFLEKSGVDLKAALDVLGGGLAGSTVLARKKDNFLNRDFKPGFRIDLHHKDMGIVTDAARNVGAALPVGAVVAQLVASLRAQGDGGLDHSALLRAVERLSGAQI; this is encoded by the coding sequence ATGAGCAACACGAATCTGCCCAAGGTCGCGTGGATCGGTCTCGGCATCATGGGCTCGCCCATGGCGGAGAACCTGATCAAGGCCGGGTACGACGTCACCGGCTTCACCCTGGAGAAGGACAAGCTGGAGCGCCTGTCCGCCGCGGGCGGCAGCGCCGCCGGTTCGATCGCCGAGGCGGTCCGGGACGCCGACGTCGTGATCACGATGGTGCCCGCCTCCCCGCAGGTCGAGGCCATCGCGTACGGCCCCGACGGCATCCTGGAGAACGTGAGGTCCGGCGCGCTGCTGATCGACATGTCCTCGATCACCCCGCAGACCTCGGTGGACCTCGCGAAGGCGGCGAAGGACAAGGGGATCCGCGTCCTGGACGCCCCGGTCTCCGGCGGCGAGGCCGGTGCGATCGAGGCCGTGCTGTCCATCATGGTCGGCGGCGAGCAGGGTGACTTCGACACGGCGGAGCCCATCTTCGAGGCGCTCGGCAAGACCATCGTGCTGTGCGGTCCGCACGGCTCGGGCCAGACCGTGAAGGCCGCCAACCAGCTGATCGTCGCCGTGAACATCCAGGCGTGCGCCGAAGCCGTGGTCTTCCTGGAGAAGTCCGGCGTCGACCTGAAGGCCGCGCTCGACGTCCTCGGCGGCGGCCTCGCGGGCTCCACCGTGCTGGCGCGCAAGAAGGACAACTTCCTGAACCGCGACTTCAAGCCGGGCTTCCGGATCGACCTGCACCACAAGGACATGGGCATCGTCACGGACGCCGCCCGCAACGTCGGTGCCGCGCTGCCCGTCGGCGCCGTGGTCGCCCAGCTCGTCGCCAGCCTGCGCGCGCAGGGCGACGGCGGCCTGGACCACTCCGCGCTGCTGCGCGCGGTCGAGCGCCTCTCCGGCGCCCAGATCTGA
- a CDS encoding alpha/beta fold hydrolase codes for MRMTVPTPLGDIAVRCLAEPVGPTGPGRDPDRAEAPALLLLHANPGDGRDFDAVLPALADRHRTYVVDWPGYGGSTARDPERVTPEGLVAVAERVIDVLAARHGVRRIAVLGNSVGGYVACRLAQGPRAAAVTALVLVDPAGFTRHTALTRWFCREVMGRPVRARRLVVPLARAYLGRLGSPSARETYARARQLPYEERRLAVHCAIWRALADPDFGLADPAGLDLPILLLWGSRDPVVPALLDGRRARRALPARVSSVLLPTGHEPYNERPGLFLRHVLPFLDDPGAVAPSRVRSPSRPRGR; via the coding sequence ATGCGGATGACCGTCCCCACCCCCCTCGGCGACATCGCCGTACGCTGCCTCGCGGAGCCCGTCGGCCCCACCGGGCCCGGGCGGGACCCCGACCGGGCCGAGGCGCCCGCGCTGCTCCTGCTGCACGCCAACCCGGGCGACGGGCGCGACTTCGACGCCGTGCTGCCCGCCCTGGCCGACCGGCACCGCACCTATGTCGTCGACTGGCCCGGCTACGGCGGCTCGACCGCGCGCGACCCCGAACGGGTCACTCCCGAAGGGCTGGTGGCCGTCGCGGAACGGGTGATCGACGTGCTGGCCGCCCGGCACGGGGTGCGCCGGATCGCCGTCCTCGGCAACAGCGTCGGCGGCTACGTCGCCTGCCGGCTCGCCCAGGGTCCGCGCGCCGCGGCGGTCACCGCGCTCGTCCTGGTGGACCCCGCGGGCTTCACCCGGCACACCGCGCTCACCCGCTGGTTCTGCCGCGAGGTGATGGGCCGTCCCGTCCGCGCCCGCCGCCTGGTGGTCCCCCTGGCCCGCGCCTACCTCGGCCGCCTCGGCTCGCCGAGCGCGCGGGAGACGTACGCCCGCGCCCGCCAACTCCCTTACGAGGAGCGGAGACTGGCCGTGCACTGCGCGATCTGGCGCGCTCTCGCCGACCCCGACTTCGGGCTCGCCGACCCGGCCGGTCTCGACCTGCCGATCCTGCTGCTGTGGGGGAGCCGCGACCCGGTCGTCCCCGCACTCCTCGACGGCCGCCGCGCCCGGCGCGCGCTTCCCGCACGGGTGTCGAGCGTGCTGCTGCCGACCGGCCACGAACCGTACAACGAACGCCCGGGGCTCTTCCTGCGGCACGTCCTGCCCTTCCTGGACGATCCGGGAGCCGTCGCCCCGAGCCGCGTCAGAAGCCCCAGCCGTCCCCGCGGCAGGTGA
- a CDS encoding catalase, with protein MSKRVLTTESGAPVADNQNSATAGVGGPILLQDQHLLEKLARFNRERIPERVVHARGSGAYGYFEVTDDVTGFTHADFLDTVGKRTEVFLRFSTVADNLGGADAVRDPRGFALKFYTEEGNYDLVGNNTPVFFIKDPIKFPDFIHSQKRDPFTGKQEPDNVWDFWAHAPEATHQVTWLMGDRGIPASYRHMNGYGSHTYQWTNAEGEAFFVKYHFKTNQGVRSLSGEQGQELAGKDPNSHQTDLLQAIERGVNPSWTLYVQLMRAAEAADYRFNPFDVTKVWPHQDYPLQRVGRLVLDRNPDNVFAEVEQAAFSPNNFVPGIGPSPDKMLQGRLFAYADAHRYRLGVNHTQLAVNAPKATTAHNYGRDGLMASNAQGRAAKNYEPNSYDGPVETGRPLAAPLAVNGHTGTHEAPLHTKDDHFFQAGELYRLMSEDERSRLVANIAGGLSQVSLDDVIEKNLAHFHAADPEYGKRVEEAVRALRED; from the coding sequence ATGTCGAAGCGCGTGCTCACGACCGAGTCCGGCGCCCCAGTCGCCGACAACCAGAACTCCGCCACCGCCGGCGTCGGTGGCCCGATCCTCCTCCAGGACCAGCACCTCCTGGAGAAGCTCGCCCGCTTCAACCGTGAGCGCATCCCGGAGCGTGTGGTGCACGCCCGCGGCTCCGGCGCGTACGGCTACTTCGAGGTCACCGACGACGTCACCGGCTTCACGCACGCCGACTTCCTGGACACGGTGGGCAAGCGCACCGAGGTCTTCCTCCGCTTCTCGACCGTCGCCGACAACCTCGGCGGCGCCGACGCGGTCCGCGACCCCCGCGGCTTCGCGCTGAAGTTCTACACCGAGGAGGGCAACTACGACCTCGTCGGCAACAACACCCCGGTCTTCTTCATCAAGGACCCCATCAAGTTCCCCGACTTCATCCACTCCCAGAAGCGCGACCCGTTCACGGGCAAGCAGGAGCCGGACAACGTCTGGGACTTCTGGGCGCACGCCCCCGAGGCCACGCACCAGGTGACCTGGCTGATGGGCGACCGCGGCATCCCGGCCTCGTACCGCCACATGAACGGCTACGGCTCGCACACCTACCAGTGGACGAACGCCGAGGGCGAGGCCTTCTTCGTCAAGTACCACTTCAAGACGAACCAGGGTGTCCGCAGCCTCTCCGGCGAGCAGGGCCAGGAGCTCGCGGGCAAGGACCCGAACTCCCACCAGACGGACCTGCTCCAGGCCATCGAGCGCGGCGTGAACCCGTCCTGGACGCTGTACGTGCAGCTCATGCGGGCCGCCGAGGCGGCGGACTACCGCTTCAACCCGTTCGACGTCACCAAGGTGTGGCCGCACCAGGACTACCCGCTCCAGCGCGTGGGCCGGCTGGTCCTGGACCGCAACCCCGACAACGTCTTCGCCGAGGTCGAGCAGGCCGCGTTCTCCCCGAACAACTTCGTTCCGGGCATCGGCCCCTCCCCCGACAAGATGCTCCAGGGCCGGCTGTTCGCCTACGCGGACGCGCACCGCTACCGCCTGGGCGTCAACCACACGCAGCTCGCCGTGAACGCGCCGAAGGCCACGACCGCGCACAACTACGGCCGTGACGGTCTCATGGCGTCCAACGCCCAGGGCCGCGCCGCGAAGAACTACGAGCCGAACTCCTACGACGGCCCCGTCGAGACCGGCCGCCCGCTGGCCGCTCCGCTCGCCGTGAACGGCCACACCGGCACGCACGAGGCCCCGCTGCACACCAAGGACGACCACTTCTTCCAGGCGGGCGAGCTCTACCGGCTGATGTCCGAGGACGAGCGCTCACGGCTCGTGGCGAACATCGCCGGCGGTCTCTCCCAGGTCTCCCTGGACGACGTCATCGAGAAGAATCTCGCCCACTTCCACGCCGCCGACCCGGAGTACGGCAAGCGCGTGGAGGAGGCGGTCCGCGCCCTGCGCGAGGACTGA
- the uraH gene encoding hydroxyisourate hydrolase, giving the protein MSTDTTASVSTHILDTSVGRPAGGVAVQLAARAGREADWRALGGSATDADGRCKDLPALPEGTTHVRLDFAVEAYFESESATQQADAQQDAPANRDSETFFPEVAITFAVRPGEHYHVPLLLNPFGYSVYRGS; this is encoded by the coding sequence ATGAGCACCGACACCACCGCCTCCGTGTCCACCCACATCCTGGACACCAGCGTCGGCCGCCCCGCCGGGGGCGTCGCCGTCCAACTCGCGGCCCGCGCCGGGCGCGAGGCCGACTGGCGGGCGCTCGGCGGTTCCGCGACCGACGCGGACGGCCGGTGCAAGGACCTTCCGGCCCTGCCGGAGGGCACGACCCACGTGCGGCTCGACTTCGCGGTCGAGGCGTACTTCGAGTCGGAATCAGCGACACAGCAAGCCGATGCGCAGCAGGACGCCCCCGCGAATCGGGACAGCGAGACGTTTTTCCCCGAGGTGGCCATCACCTTCGCCGTCAGGCCGGGCGAGCACTACCACGTACCGCTGCTGCTCAACCCGTTCGGCTACTCCGTTTACCGAGGGAGCTAG
- a CDS encoding 8-oxoguanine deaminase has product MAVQRIVIENCAIATVDAGDTEYASGHIVVADNRIESVGAGKAPENLENVVRRIDGTGHLATPGLVNTHHHFYQWITRGLATDHNLFNWLVALYPTWARIDEQMAYSAAQGSLAMMARGGVTTAMDHHYVFPKGSGDLSGAIIRAARETGVRFTLARGSMDRSEKDGGLPPDFAVETLDGALAATEATVDEHHDASFDAMTQVAVAPCSPFSVSTELMKQGAELARRKGVRLHTHGSETVEEEQFCKELFGMGPTDYFESTGWLGEDVWMAHCVHMNDSDIAAFARTKTGVAHCPSSNARLAAGIARVPDMLAAGVPVGLGVDGTASNESGELHTELRNALLINRLGAHREAALNARQALRLGTFGGAQVLGRASQIGSLEAGKLADLVLWNLDTLAHASIADPVTALVFGAAAPVSLSLVNGKPVVEDSRLLNVDEDAIARSTRAEAQRLARIAAQA; this is encoded by the coding sequence GTGGCAGTCCAGCGCATCGTCATCGAGAACTGCGCCATCGCGACCGTGGACGCGGGTGACACCGAGTACGCCTCGGGTCACATCGTCGTCGCCGACAACAGGATCGAGTCGGTGGGTGCCGGAAAGGCCCCCGAGAACCTGGAGAACGTGGTCCGCCGCATCGACGGCACCGGGCACCTGGCCACCCCCGGCCTGGTCAACACCCACCACCACTTCTACCAGTGGATCACCCGCGGCCTCGCCACGGACCACAACCTCTTCAACTGGCTCGTCGCGCTGTACCCGACCTGGGCGCGCATCGACGAGCAGATGGCCTACTCGGCCGCGCAGGGCTCCCTCGCCATGATGGCCCGCGGCGGAGTCACCACGGCCATGGACCACCACTACGTCTTCCCGAAGGGCTCCGGCGACCTGTCCGGCGCCATCATCCGGGCCGCCCGCGAGACCGGCGTCCGCTTCACCCTCGCCCGCGGCTCCATGGACCGCAGCGAGAAGGACGGCGGACTGCCGCCGGACTTCGCCGTCGAGACCCTCGACGGCGCGCTCGCCGCCACCGAGGCGACCGTCGACGAGCACCACGACGCCTCCTTCGACGCCATGACCCAGGTCGCCGTCGCGCCCTGCTCGCCCTTCTCCGTCTCCACCGAACTCATGAAGCAGGGCGCCGAGCTGGCCCGCCGCAAGGGCGTACGGCTCCACACGCACGGCTCGGAGACCGTCGAGGAGGAGCAGTTCTGCAAGGAACTGTTCGGGATGGGCCCGACCGACTACTTCGAGTCGACCGGCTGGCTCGGCGAGGACGTGTGGATGGCGCACTGCGTCCACATGAACGACTCCGACATCGCCGCCTTCGCCCGTACGAAGACGGGCGTCGCCCACTGCCCGTCCTCCAACGCCCGGCTCGCCGCCGGCATCGCCCGGGTCCCCGACATGCTCGCCGCCGGCGTCCCGGTCGGCCTCGGCGTCGACGGCACCGCCTCGAACGAGTCCGGCGAACTCCACACCGAGCTGCGCAACGCGCTCCTCATCAACCGTCTCGGCGCCCACCGCGAGGCCGCCCTGAACGCCCGTCAGGCGCTGCGTCTCGGCACCTTCGGCGGCGCCCAGGTCCTCGGCCGCGCGAGCCAGATCGGCTCCCTGGAGGCGGGCAAGCTCGCCGACCTCGTGCTGTGGAACCTGGACACCCTGGCGCACGCGTCGATCGCCGACCCGGTGACGGCGCTCGTCTTCGGCGCGGCAGCGCCGGTCTCCCTCTCGCTCGTCAACGGAAAGCCGGTCGTCGAGGACAGCCGGCTCCTCAACGTCGACGAGGACGCCATCGCCCGCTCCACGCGGGCGGAGGCGCAGCGCCTCGCGCGGATCGCCGCGCAGGCCTGA
- the pucL gene encoding factor-independent urate hydroxylase gives MPTILGQNQYGKAENRVVKITRDGDTHHIKDLNVSVALSGDMSEVHLSGSNANVLPTDTTKNTVYAFAKEHGIESAEQFGIHLARHFVTSQEPIKQARIRIEEYSWERIATSDANSRFIGADEVKHSFVRKGQETRVTQITFDGENWEVISGLKDLVVMNSTNSEFWGYVKDKYTTLQEAYDRILATQVSSRWRFNWTGDDQKMPNWEKSYDQVRKHMLQAFAETYSLSLQQTLYQMGSRIINNRSEIDEVRFSLPNKHHFLVDLKPFGLENDNEVYFAADRPYGLIEATILRDGCEPHIPVDLTNL, from the coding sequence ATGCCCACGATTCTGGGACAGAACCAGTACGGCAAGGCCGAGAACCGCGTCGTCAAGATCACCCGCGACGGCGACACGCACCACATCAAGGACCTGAACGTGTCCGTCGCGCTCAGCGGCGACATGTCCGAGGTCCACCTCTCGGGCTCCAACGCGAACGTCCTGCCGACGGACACCACCAAGAACACGGTGTACGCCTTCGCCAAGGAGCACGGCATCGAGTCCGCCGAGCAGTTCGGCATCCACCTGGCCCGGCACTTCGTCACCAGCCAGGAGCCGATCAAGCAGGCGCGCATCCGCATCGAGGAGTACTCCTGGGAGCGGATCGCGACCTCGGACGCCAACTCCCGCTTCATCGGCGCCGACGAGGTCAAGCACTCCTTCGTCCGCAAGGGCCAGGAGACCCGGGTCACCCAGATCACCTTCGACGGTGAGAACTGGGAGGTCATCTCGGGCCTGAAGGACCTCGTCGTGATGAACTCGACCAACTCCGAGTTCTGGGGCTACGTCAAGGACAAGTACACGACGCTCCAGGAGGCCTACGACCGCATCCTGGCCACCCAGGTCTCCAGCCGCTGGCGCTTCAACTGGACCGGCGACGACCAGAAGATGCCCAACTGGGAGAAGTCCTACGACCAGGTCAGGAAGCACATGCTCCAGGCCTTCGCGGAGACCTACTCGCTCTCGCTCCAGCAGACCCTGTACCAGATGGGCTCGCGGATCATCAACAACCGCAGCGAGATCGACGAGGTCCGCTTCTCCCTGCCGAACAAGCACCACTTCCTGGTGGACCTGAAGCCGTTCGGCCTCGAGAACGACAACGAGGTCTACTTCGCGGCCGACCGTCCGTACGGGCTGATCGAGGCCACCATCCTGCGCGACGGCTGCGAGCCGCACATCCCGGTGGACCTCACCAACCTGTAG